The Ascaphus truei isolate aAscTru1 chromosome 20, aAscTru1.hap1, whole genome shotgun sequence genome includes the window aggaggagctggctgttacttccccctccgtcccacgttgggagtggggggggggaacagagggggaggggaatcgccgccattttttaaaacttttttttatcattatttatttaattaactggcgcccggccggagtcatcgcgggccgcacagagaggtcAGGCGGGCCGTAtattgtgcaggcctggtctactgTATGTCCTTTGAGAGATTGGGCATGTAAAACTAGACACAACACCCAGGGGGAATGCAAAGAATGCATGTTTTTACTGAAAGAGTAGTAGATACATGGAACACCAGAGATGATAGTCACTACAAACACAGTGAGAAATTTCTGAACAAATGTACCAAATAAAGGGAGTAGGACTAGTAGAGCCTATCATGTTGAAACAAATAGTCCTTAATGTGCCTTCTCACAATTATGACTTCCTAACTCCTTCCATAACCACATTAAGGCTTATTAGATGGAAATGCATCTAGTGTATCTTCATCAATTTTGACTTCAAATTGCCTCGATCTGCTCCACAGAGAGGCATTTTCATTGTTTGTCTCTAAGGGGCTTATTATATATCCAACAAAATTGCCAATTGGGTAATTTTTGTCCAAAATACCCTGTCTAAGCCAATGGGGAGTTTTGGCCAAACAAGGGCCTATTAGTCGCTTTCAGCGGATATAGAATACATTCCTAAATGTCAATCGGTCATCCTATCCTGCACCTCTTATGTACTATAtagaacgaaaagaagacagcgtggctcccatagcataatactgtatttgaataataatgatgatatgtgcagatagatcacggacacttacaatgtgcaaggtAAATAAAGGCAGTGGTTAAAAGTCTTTAACATCACCCGTTGGAGCCTCCGTTGGTAGATATCGTGTGCTAGGTCCAACACACTCCTGCTGCGGTTACCAGGAAGGTGCGCGCACACTCAGTCTCCTCCTGGTAGCCAAATCCCGTGAGAGTTGGCAACCATTGATACCACTAGTTGCGGACACAGCAGACAAGCTCCCTGCACCGATCCTCCTGAATAGAATGAACCGGACAGGCTCCAAAGTGGTGGATGAATGAATTAAGTACTccaaatggaaatatatatatttaaaagtccAATGCTGGCTCCTTCCCTGCACGTTTCGTCGCtgcatgcgacttcctcaggggctcaAGAGTGTGTTGGACCGAGCACACGATATCTACCAACGGAGGCTCCAACGGGTGATGTTAAAGACTTTTAACCACTgcctttactgcaccgacacactttattcgagcaaatacccggtatgtacctggcagatacctggaatgcgccgctcctcacctctgacaagccccgttgcatttgccttcccagcctgggttcatgcctggctgacgggcggctgatctgttaaatgataatgattaggatttaataggctgcaatgcttcgcgtgtctaccagatggcataaattcatgaattgtaatgcagtatatatatatatatactgtgcagtattgcagccagcggaaataaaatgcttcaatccctgcctggaaaataacccaatgcactcgggcagaaaacagtcacaaacctcaatacacccgggtatacccgaattcgtgggactagccaagctcgaataaagtgtgtcgccagtgtatttaccTTGCACATTGTAAGTCTCCGTGATCTGTCTGcacatatcattattattattaaaatacagtattatgttatgggagccgcgctgtcttcttttcgttctaTAGATCAAGAGGAAGGTGATTTTTCCTGAGGACCGGCAGCGACACCCAGCAGCTGATTACAGACatgttcattttttattttataccctttttttctttttggggctTGTTTTTtcctaccttccccccccctttttttttcctttccccttGTCCTTGTTGTGTGTTATCTGTTGTTTTGTCCTTAGTAGCACCACTGCTTACCCAGTATTTAGTGTATCCATCTGGTAAACTACCacattatatttttaattatatgttTGTCTGGTATCCCATTTAGCGCAGaagttttttctttccttttttatatataaaaaaatctttTTCCTCTCCAACTCATTATTTGTGCACTCCCTAAATTACCCTGCACAAAAGGGGTGCTAGATAGCCTTATATATTTtacatgtgcatactgtataaatattatATTTTGGACTAaaattcattatttgttttgcagtaTCAATTTCATGGCGTACAATACATAACCTCATACCTTAAAATATTATAGGATAATTGAAGCTTCTTCAACCTACATAGATCTGAAATGAATCAACATAATCAAACTTCGGTCACAGAGTTCATACTTCTGGGGTTTAAGAGTCTACACAGCATCAACGTATTGCTCTTGTGTCTGTTCCTTAAGATCTATATGGTGACGATAACTGGAAACCTCATGATCATCTTCTTGGTGTCAACCAGCCAACGTCTCAGTTCCCCAATGTACTTTTTCCTCAGCCACTTGTCATTATCTGACATCTTTCTCACCACAAATATTGTCCCTAACATGCTATATGTCATATTACAGGATGGTGGTACAATGTATTTCATTGGCTGCATAACTCAGCTATATCTCTTTGGTGTCTCCGCAGTTACAGAGTGTCTCCTTCTCACAGTAATGTCCTATGACAGATACTTGGCCATCTGTAACCCATTGCGTTATACATCCATCATGGGTCTCAAACTTCGTTTCCACTTGGTAACTTGGTCTTGGTTATTAGGTTTCCTGCTGACTCTAATCACAATTAGCCTGGTATATCAGTTGGAATTCTGTGGTCCCAATGTCATTGACCATTTCTTCTGTGATCTTGCTCCTCTCTTAGAACTTTCATGTTCAGACACCTCCTTAGTTGTCATTTCCAACTTTCTGATTGCCACGCCCATAACTCTCATCCCATTTATTTTAATCTTTGTCACATATGTCTGTATCTTCCTCAGCATCATTAGGATCTCATCCAACACTGGAAGacagaaagccttctccacctgcagCTCCCACCTTATAGTTGTATGTTTGTTTTATGGGACACTGATAACGCTTTATGTGGTTCCATCCAAAGGACATTCAAtgaatgcaaataaggtcctctCTCTTCTGTATACTGTTATTACCCCACTATTCAACCCTTTCATATACAGCCTAAGGAATCAAGAGATTAGGGGTGCCCTGGTTGTTTTCGTCGCCAAGAAGTGATGGATACAACACACCTCCTGAAGATGTTTCCCGATAATCACATTTATTTGTCTCACAAAAGGGGAAGGAGCACTCACAAAAAGCATATAAACGTGCCATGGGTGCTACCTGAGGCATATATCAAACCGAATCCGTGCTGGACATATGAAAATAAATAACTAAGAACTTCCCTCTCTCATAGCTAAATATGTAGTCTGACTTATCAGCCCAAACGTGAAATGACTACACCTAAATATATTTTGGAACAGATAACAAGAAGTCagtctctgaagctggagggtggcaggctcaGGAGACACATGAGGAAGTGCTTCTTCACAAAAAGGATTGCAAATTTTGGGATACAGATAGGGTTATCCATGGTCCAATAATCCATGAGTTCATGGTCAAATGGGGTCTGACGTTTTAACAGCTGATAGGAAAATGGTCAGTCTTTGTGTGTCAAGTACTGTAATGCTTATCTGCCATAACTTTCTATGTTGAATGTTTCTATGTTTTTGTACTGTAAATGGGGACAACTTTTCACCAGCCCTTTATTTTGCCAATGagaatatatagttttttttatttttattgcggaGCTGATAAACTGCTAGGGAATTGTGAAACAACCTTTAAAATgacagagactgtgttacattgCTGATAGATGCTAATATATTGTCATTTTAGTGGAGGTTGATATGGGACTAGCTGTTTGGTGACCACttcactttttgaagtgaaacttctttgcaccTACAAAAATctcatagggggaaaaaaaaacgtcTGCATGGTGATGAAAATTGTAACGGAAGTGAGgcgctgcgcatgtgcagtaccggaagtgaggtcaTTGTAGTTTGTTGGctgcctgctgggagttgtagttcgggACCCGGATGTCAAGCATCCAAAGGAAATCAGAAGGGAAGGCCCAAgtgactacaactcccagcaatccctgctatAGAGGGCTGGCACTGTACTTCAGTCTCTGTAAGCCGTATTACAAACGGAGGCTACACCCGACTTTAGGGGGAAAAATGCTATTCTGAATGATTGTTAGTACTGTAAGCTTGCCTGAAATAGCAATGGCACTAAGTAAGGTCAATTATAAAGTAATGGTTCATATCTaccgtcaaattctatgtttctatacTTATGTCCCTATATAGCACACCAGGGGAATATGGTGCTAAAATATTGAAAATTGaaagtgtacagcaaatacaaatacccccTTGTGGTGGATTTGCATGTCTCGGGCAGGTCGGaaaaccctgcctttccccattatctcttagcaaacagtgcttccatcacagccaggaattctgggtaatgacatgcaaatgagcactcgcagtgagtcactctttacttcttacccGTTTTTAACATGGCTCCTTATAAGCATGTACCGGCCGCATTGCACAGCttatcagcacagcctgggaatTAAAACGCCTCGGACCCAGAGAGGTTAGGATCTACTTATAGAGGCAGAACGAGTGCATATAATACATAGAAGTGCATTACTGATGCGAGACACTGCAGCTAGAGATTTATTTATAACGACATTTAtatatagcgcccttatccaGAGCGCTgaacattagttagtaaaacttgTTTGGTTGGTGGGCCAGGGGAGGGAACATCATGGAGCGGGCTTTGGGTTGCGAGCAtttaagagcttgcttggttggctGGCAGGGATTGCGGTAAGGTCTCTGGATTTAATCTGGTCCgtggcatggtgatgggtctgacagtggTCTCAGTTGGATCGATGAGGTGGGTTATGGGGTTATGTTAATTAGAGATGCGCAAAACATTTATACATGTTTGTGAAACCGTAAACTTTTGGACCTTTGACCCTCCACGATGGTAATCActttggggcagggtctccctTGGCCTTATGTGGCATGTTACATGTTGCGattattcccattgtttgtaatgcacattatttacctcctattgtaatgttgtaaagcaCTAGGTACATGgttggtgctttataaataaaattatacatgtgaaaaaaaaatcatcaacATTATAATATTCTCCAAGCTTTAAAAAGTAattttgtactgtaaattctggGAAGATGTGTCTACTTCCTCAAAGTTCTGCAATTGTATGGCTGTAAATACCCAataggacacagacagacataaaTTAACTATTGACTTATTGGAGTTTGAGTAGTTGGTCAGTAATACCGTAGTGTGATGTACTGAATGTGAATAGAAGTCTACTGGGCTACCTACGGCACATCAAAGTGTTTTGCAAGCATGTTGAGAACCAGGACTCACCCGTTCCGAGACTACATGGTCACCTTCCTCCTGCCCATACCAAGACACAGTTGGACTCCAGTCTGTTTTTTATACATGACAAGCGACAGAGAAGTCCAAtgcaacatccaacatgacaaaaatacacagtaaaatacttatacaagcataccccggtttaaggacactcactttaagtacactcgcgagtaaggacatatcgtccaataggcaaacggcagctcgcgcatgcacctgtcagcacgtcctgaacagcaataccggctccctacctgtaccgaagctgtgcgcaagcggggagactatagagcctgttacacatgcgttatttacatctgttatgaacgtatatgacgattgcagtacagttcatgcatcgataagtggggaaaaggtagtgcttcactttaagtacattttcgctttacatacatgctccggtcccattgcgtacgttaatgcggggtatgcctgtatatattttcttgaaaaagggtcatttagtttaaccctttggccaaagcatcgtaagcctgcaAGCCATGTCAAGGCATGACCCGGTTTGCAGGTTCCTAAAATGtgtttgctggggttctgtgtgttgtttgttaacttattttttaCACACTGCACAATGTTATCCAGTATGAGGACTAGAGGCTGATAATCCTGTCTTCGAAGGCTCATCCATCAAGGAAATCTACACCCAATATCGGGACTATTAGTATCCTTTGTTTCTTATATCTACAGTATCTTTGCGCTCGTTCCCTCTTATCCAATCTACGTCTCTGCATCTccgtctgtgtctgtgtcccaAGTGAAGGTAAGCAGGGCTGTTTTTCCTGCATCTGAATTATGTATATGACCTTATATGGGGCTCTacgtcaggaggaggggggatggccatatttggtcatcGACATCATCAAAGTGGCTGGACAGTATTACATATCCTTTCCAGACCCATTGATGATAACAAATCATAATAGTAATGG containing:
- the LOC142471386 gene encoding olfactory receptor 5P66-like, translated to MNQHNQTSVTEFILLGFKSLHSINVLLLCLFLKIYMVTITGNLMIIFLVSTSQRLSSPMYFFLSHLSLSDIFLTTNIVPNMLYVILQDGGTMYFIGCITQLYLFGVSAVTECLLLTVMSYDRYLAICNPLRYTSIMGLKLRFHLVTWSWLLGFLLTLITISLVYQLEFCGPNVIDHFFCDLAPLLELSCSDTSLVVISNFLIATPITLIPFILIFVTYVCIFLSIIRISSNTGRQKAFSTCSSHLIVVCLFYGTLITLYVVPSKGHSMNANKVLSLLYTVITPLFNPFIYSLRNQEIRGALVVFVAKK